One Carassius carassius chromosome 20, fCarCar2.1, whole genome shotgun sequence DNA segment encodes these proteins:
- the bcl10 gene encoding B-cell lymphoma/leukemia 10 isoform X2: MDVTHLTEDEMADIKKEAIERLRPYLVDKIIAERHFDYLRSKKILTRDDTEEISCRTTRGRRTSKLLDILAENPRGLDMLIESIKWGRTLNFIIAKITDEVQRVKNERLEALKGSSANSCYSSTKGATNDFSKMDPDYEKYSTICYHPEGEGSSSSSVATGSFNLLYGSGRGNEAVSVCGGAGSMNVSSNISSSLPKPGDPGAPPLPEEPDMDNQDIDAAVCGSTGSSGDANFQPLRSRSLSPMSHMS; this comes from the exons GCCATAGAGAGGTTACGCCCATACCTGGTAGATAAGATCATCGCAGAGCGGCACTTTGATTACTTGCGCTCGAAGAAAATCCTGACCAGAGATGATACAGAGGAGATCAGCTGCAGAACCACGAGAGGGAGACGCACCAGCAAGCTGCTGGATATCCTGGCAGAAAACCCCCGGGGTCTAGACATGCTCATAGAGTCCATCAAATGGGGCCGAACTCTCAACTTCATCATCGCAAAGATCACTGATGAGGTGCAGCGCGTGAAAAATGAGCGACTGGAAGCTTTAAAAG ggTCCTCTGCAAATTCATGTTATTCAAGTACAAAAGGAGCAACCAATGACTTCTCCAAAATGGACCCGGACTATGAAAAGTACTCTACTATATGCTATCATCCAGAAGGGGAAGGAAGTTCGTCATCCTCTGTGGCTACGGGATCCTTTAACCTGCTTTACGGCTCGGGTCGAGGGAACGAGGCGGTGTCAGTCTGCGGCGGCGCTGGGAGCATGAACGTGTCCTCCAACATCTCATCAAGTCTGCCTAAACCTGGAGACCCTGGAGCTCCACCGCTGCCCGAGGAGCCCGATATGGACAACCAGGATATAGATGCTGCTGTTTGTGGAAGTACAGGAAGTAGTGGGGATGCTAACTTCCAGCCGCTGCGCTCACGTTCTCTGTCTCCGATGTCTCACATGTCGTAG
- the bcl10 gene encoding B-cell lymphoma/leukemia 10 isoform X1: MDVTHLTEDEMADIKKEAIERLRPYLVDKIIAERHFDYLRSKKILTRDDTEEISCRTTRGRRTSKLLDILAENPRGLDMLIESIKWGRTLNFIIAKITDEVQRVKNERLEALKAGSSANSCYSSTKGATNDFSKMDPDYEKYSTICYHPEGEGSSSSSVATGSFNLLYGSGRGNEAVSVCGGAGSMNVSSNISSSLPKPGDPGAPPLPEEPDMDNQDIDAAVCGSTGSSGDANFQPLRSRSLSPMSHMS; encoded by the exons GCCATAGAGAGGTTACGCCCATACCTGGTAGATAAGATCATCGCAGAGCGGCACTTTGATTACTTGCGCTCGAAGAAAATCCTGACCAGAGATGATACAGAGGAGATCAGCTGCAGAACCACGAGAGGGAGACGCACCAGCAAGCTGCTGGATATCCTGGCAGAAAACCCCCGGGGTCTAGACATGCTCATAGAGTCCATCAAATGGGGCCGAACTCTCAACTTCATCATCGCAAAGATCACTGATGAGGTGCAGCGCGTGAAAAATGAGCGACTGGAAGCTTTAAAAG cagggTCCTCTGCAAATTCATGTTATTCAAGTACAAAAGGAGCAACCAATGACTTCTCCAAAATGGACCCGGACTATGAAAAGTACTCTACTATATGCTATCATCCAGAAGGGGAAGGAAGTTCGTCATCCTCTGTGGCTACGGGATCCTTTAACCTGCTTTACGGCTCGGGTCGAGGGAACGAGGCGGTGTCAGTCTGCGGCGGCGCTGGGAGCATGAACGTGTCCTCCAACATCTCATCAAGTCTGCCTAAACCTGGAGACCCTGGAGCTCCACCGCTGCCCGAGGAGCCCGATATGGACAACCAGGATATAGATGCTGCTGTTTGTGGAAGTACAGGAAGTAGTGGGGATGCTAACTTCCAGCCGCTGCGCTCACGTTCTCTGTCTCCGATGTCTCACATGTCGTAG